One segment of Bacteroidia bacterium DNA contains the following:
- a CDS encoding CHAT domain-containing protein has translation MKLWFYTYLTCLAVFCSAQIWQNAYDSAVKYQEKLQFELSIDWALKALHFYEQQVKYKDTTYSNILSRLVENFYYIGDYDQAEMYAKQDSAWAASYHNSVRYVTSIYNLSHVYVAKFRYLEAQKLLELARTILLGNDGEKNSNYTDICELLSEVYSAQGLYSKAEELAKESLEIKLYLYGVNNPNYAYALENIGKIFKLQGKYAEAEIYLKESLLILEKVLGKTSQEYAFLCKHLADLYQEQGRYEESQTLFQQARQILSMTIGKETVPYAVVCNDLGNLYYNKELYTQAESLYVEAMDIQHKILGEHPEYATTCANLANVYAAKKQYSKAEDMLKKAMKITVAVTGKENFLYPVLCHNLARIYQYQKRYIEAENLFQESVDIIRSTFGNTYPYYTKIRHSLAKMYHEKQEYDKAELIYEEVTQIKSREIQENFKNLSEVEKEQYIQANIADYINDFQCFVLKTYLQRPAVTAHGYNLILQTKGLILQSMEKIKQRILQSNDNELKDLYLLWKNAREMYVKSQSLTLQERKKRNIQLDSLYQKANEIEKKLAMKTQSLSINFVDNKPLQWKDIQSKLNHHQAAIEVSRVTENQRTYYLVFVVKKKSTYPELIVLKNGDSLEKEYYINYKRSIIHKFYDEYSYLAYWKPILKALNGIKTVYFSADGVYHKINLCTLQNPVTKKHVLDEIQIIYVTKTSDIVQEKISSSQHQKSYFIGNPKYLVGLYTKGNEKPEIYWEFDNLAPLPGAEKEVTELSLYIPNSYVSTSYEATEEQVKSIKNPRVLHIATHGYFKKGQYQSSTQAMLNAGLLFAGVADYDKMEIRPINKEDGKLTAFEVMNMELDSTELVVLSACETGLGQASREGVYGLQRAFKVAGAKMIIMSLWKVNDLATQVLMKNFYQNWSVKGMSKRKAFEMAQKQTREHYREPYYWGAFIMIE, from the coding sequence GTGAAACTTTGGTTTTATACCTATCTAACTTGTTTGGCTGTTTTTTGTTCTGCTCAAATTTGGCAAAATGCTTATGACAGTGCCGTAAAATACCAAGAAAAACTTCAATTTGAACTATCAATAGATTGGGCGCTGAAAGCACTACACTTTTATGAGCAGCAAGTTAAGTACAAGGACACAACATATAGTAACATTCTTTCTAGGTTAGTAGAAAACTTCTATTATATTGGAGATTACGACCAAGCAGAAATGTATGCTAAACAAGACAGTGCTTGGGCTGCATCCTACCACAATTCTGTGAGATATGTTACATCTATATATAATTTATCACATGTATATGTGGCAAAATTTCGTTATTTAGAAGCACAAAAATTATTAGAATTAGCTAGGACTATTTTATTAGGGAATGACGGTGAAAAAAATTCAAATTATACCGATATTTGCGAACTTTTAAGTGAAGTTTATTCTGCACAAGGTTTATACAGTAAAGCGGAGGAGCTAGCAAAGGAATCTTTAGAGATAAAGTTATATCTGTACGGAGTGAATAATCCTAATTATGCTTATGCTCTTGAAAACATAGGAAAAATATTTAAGTTGCAAGGTAAATACGCCGAAGCAGAGATATATCTCAAAGAAAGCCTTCTTATTCTTGAAAAGGTATTAGGCAAAACATCCCAAGAATATGCCTTTTTGTGCAAACATTTAGCAGATTTGTATCAGGAGCAAGGGCGCTATGAAGAAAGTCAAACACTTTTTCAGCAGGCAAGGCAAATTCTTTCTATGACAATAGGTAAGGAAACCGTTCCTTACGCTGTAGTTTGTAACGATTTAGGAAATTTGTACTATAACAAAGAACTATACACCCAAGCAGAAAGCTTATACGTGGAAGCTATGGATATTCAGCATAAGATTTTAGGCGAGCATCCTGAATATGCTACTACCTGTGCTAATCTTGCTAATGTATATGCGGCTAAAAAGCAGTACAGCAAGGCAGAAGATATGCTCAAAAAAGCTATGAAAATTACAGTTGCGGTAACTGGTAAAGAAAATTTTTTGTATCCTGTGCTTTGCCACAATTTAGCTCGAATTTACCAATACCAAAAACGTTACATTGAAGCAGAAAATTTATTTCAAGAATCAGTGGATATTATTCGTAGTACATTTGGAAATACTTACCCTTATTACACGAAAATACGGCATAGTTTAGCTAAAATGTACCACGAAAAACAAGAGTACGATAAAGCTGAACTTATCTATGAAGAAGTTACTCAAATCAAATCTAGAGAAATTCAGGAAAATTTCAAAAACCTTTCTGAAGTCGAAAAAGAGCAATACATACAAGCGAATATAGCAGATTATATAAATGATTTTCAGTGCTTTGTGCTAAAAACTTATTTGCAACGACCTGCCGTTACTGCTCACGGCTATAACTTGATTTTGCAAACCAAAGGACTTATTTTACAAAGCATGGAAAAAATTAAACAACGGATATTGCAAAGCAATGACAATGAACTTAAAGATTTGTATTTGTTATGGAAAAATGCTAGAGAAATGTACGTAAAAAGTCAGAGTTTAACCCTTCAAGAACGCAAAAAAAGAAACATACAATTAGATAGTTTGTATCAAAAAGCAAATGAAATAGAAAAGAAACTTGCCATGAAAACACAAAGTTTATCAATTAACTTTGTTGATAACAAACCTTTGCAGTGGAAAGATATTCAATCGAAACTCAATCATCACCAAGCTGCTATTGAGGTTAGCAGAGTAACTGAAAATCAACGCACATACTATTTAGTGTTTGTAGTTAAAAAAAAATCTACTTACCCTGAATTGATTGTACTAAAAAATGGGGATTCTTTGGAAAAGGAGTACTATATCAACTATAAAAGAAGCATCATACATAAGTTTTATGACGAGTACAGCTACCTGGCTTATTGGAAACCTATACTCAAAGCGCTCAATGGCATAAAAACAGTCTATTTCTCAGCTGATGGGGTATACCACAAAATTAACCTTTGTACTCTACAAAATCCTGTAACAAAGAAGCATGTTTTAGACGAAATACAAATTATCTACGTAACCAAAACCAGTGATATTGTTCAAGAAAAAATTAGCTCTTCACAGCATCAAAAAAGTTATTTTATTGGCAATCCTAAATACCTCGTAGGTTTGTACACAAAAGGAAATGAGAAACCTGAAATATATTGGGAGTTTGACAACCTTGCCCCACTACCTGGCGCAGAAAAAGAAGTAACAGAGCTTAGCCTATATATACCTAATAGTTATGTGAGTACTAGTTATGAAGCTACTGAGGAGCAAGTTAAATCTATTAAGAATCCACGCGTGCTGCACATTGCTACTCATGGTTATTTCAAAAAAGGTCAATATCAAAGCAGTACGCAAGCTATGTTAAACGCAGGGCTACTATTTGCAGGCGTAGCGGACTACGATAAAATGGAAATTCGCCCTATAAACAAAGAGGATGGTAAATTAACTGCTTTCGAGGTAATGAACATGGAGTTAGATAGTACGGAGTTAGTAGTTTTATCAGCTTGTGAAACAGGCTTAGGGCAAGCTAGCCGAGAGGGAGTTTATGGGCTGCAACGAGCATTCAAGGTAGCTGGGGCAAAAATGATTATTATGAGTTTGTGGAAAGTGAATGATTTAGCTACTCAAGTTTTGATGAAAAATTTTTATCAAAATTGGTCTGTAAAAGGAATGTCTAAACGAAAAGCCTTTGAAATGGCGCAGAAACAAACACGTGAGCATTACAGAGAGCCATACTACTGGGGAGCTTTCATAATGATTGAATGA
- a CDS encoding PepSY-like domain-containing protein codes for MPRKKKTLIPPNEILREFKSYYPEVDLSQVIWTWEVPFKIYEAEFVHEGKEYEAEFTVTGHWLLTEEEIKLSDVPEHIIETAKARYAKAKLEEASKITYSNGDVCYELGFTAKDKTFEVLYREDGLFIGRGREL; via the coding sequence ATGCCAAGAAAAAAGAAAACTTTAATTCCCCCTAACGAAATACTAAGGGAATTCAAGTCTTACTACCCTGAGGTTGATCTTAGCCAAGTAATATGGACTTGGGAAGTACCTTTCAAAATTTACGAAGCAGAGTTCGTACACGAAGGAAAAGAGTACGAAGCAGAATTTACAGTTACAGGACATTGGCTACTTACAGAAGAGGAAATCAAACTTTCTGATGTACCTGAACACATCATAGAAACTGCCAAAGCTCGGTATGCTAAGGCTAAACTAGAAGAGGCAAGCAAGATTACTTACAGTAATGGAGATGTTTGTTACGAATTAGGTTTTACAGCAAAAGATAAGACTTTTGAAGTTCTATATCGTGAAGATGGTTTGTTTATTGGGCGTGGAAGAGAATTGTGA